GTGTTGTTGGAGATGGAAAGGGTGCCATGGGTAAAGTGCGAATATAGCATTTTATATTTACGGTGAGCTTGCTCGGTCCAGCTGATAATGTCTGAAGCAATTAAATCTGCGTAATCATCATCGTTACCGTATTTAGGTGCATTTAGGCAATCGGTCCGAATGGCTTCGTAGCCCTCAAAAT
This window of the Peptococcaceae bacterium 1198_IL3148 genome carries:
- a CDS encoding pyruvate formate lyase family protein, with protein sequence FEGYEAIRTDCLNAPKYGNDDDYADLIASDIISWTEQAHRKYKMLYSHFTHGTLSISNNTPIGEITGATANGRLAWTPLSDGISPTQGADKLGPTAIIKSVSKLS